From Oncorhynchus masou masou isolate Uvic2021 chromosome 7, UVic_Omas_1.1, whole genome shotgun sequence, one genomic window encodes:
- the LOC135543514 gene encoding WD repeat, SAM and U-box domain-containing protein 1-like isoform X3, with protein MGQLIRGSQSLSHPWIEVHFLSLISRLPCEACPAKPALRTAKPVVQADSSRPTQMVSLICTLQDHRDDVNWCAFSPTLLATCSADKTVRIYNTQDFSEVPYSPLSGHGYGVHCCCFSACGQYLASCSTDGSTVVWSTDTGEIEAVLEHPGRNPVRVCAFSPDSSHLVSGASDGTLGLWDFRTKTLHRTGAVNDTTMVACSFTPCGQMFVTGSTYGDLRLWDLDMNQLHAEKNTHDLGVTCCCFGPKILSGSGTVQFCLASCGQDSTLKIWTVSRSNAGSCKMQLLHTLIGQTAPVLSCAFSADGQLLVSGSVDKTVTVYDASQGTLLYTLNQHERYVTACAFSPSTPLFATGSMDKTVNIWRVEDGLSGHEEGKSLPGRKLLCHSRLLVNDWSEEDVGAWLCEEGLQALVENFKANNIDGAELISLTKETLASELNIESVGLRSKFLRKVEELKAGCVCTGVPDEYLCPITRELMKDPVIAADGYSYEREAIESWIATKNRSSPMTNLPLQTTLLTPNRTLKMAIGRWRTSQ; from the exons ATGGGACAATTGATTCGAGGATCTCAAAGCCTTTCTCATCCCTGGATTGAGGTACATTTTCTGAGCCTTATCTCGCGCCTGCCCTGCGAAGCCTGCCCTGCGAAGCCTGCCCTGCGAACTGCGAAGCCTGTAGTACAAGC GGATTCTTCAAGACCAACTCAAATGGTGTCCCTGATCTGTACCCTGCAAGACCATCGCGACGATGTCAACTGGTGCGCCTTCTCCCCGACACTGCTGGCCACCTGTTCAGCTGACAAAACCGTACGAATTTACAACACCCAAGACTTTTCCGAAGTCCCATACTCCCCGCTCTCTGGCCACGGCTATGGCGTCCATTGTTGTTGCTTCAGCGCCTGTGGTCAGTATTTAGCCTCGTGTTCAACTGATGGTTCCACAGTTGTGTGGTCAACGGACACGGGTGAGATAGAGGCAGTGCTGGAGCATCCGGGTCGGAACCCCGTCAGGGTCTGCGCCTTCTCGCCCGACTCTTCACACCTGGTCTCGGGGGCGTCCGATGGTACTTTAGGTCTTTGGGATTTCCGTACGAAAACATTGCACAG GACGGGGGCAGTGAATGACACCACTATGGTGGCCTGCTCCTTCACCCCCTGTGGCCAGATGTTTGTCACTGGATCTACATATGGGGACCTCAGGCTGTGGGACCTGGACATGAACCAGCTCCATGCGGAGAAGAACACTCACGACTTGGGGGTCACCTGCTGCTGCTTTGGCCCCAAGATCCTCAGTG GTAGCGGTACGGTACAGTTCTGTCTGGCCTCCTGCGGACAAGACAGCACGCTGAAGATATGGACCGTCTCCAGGTCCAACGCAGGCA GCTGTAAGATGCAGCTGCTGCACACCCTGATCGGCCAGACTGCCCCGGTGCTCTCCTGTGCTTTCTCTGCGGACGGACAGCTGCTTGTGTCTGG CTCAGTGGACAAAACAGTCACAGTGTACGATGCT AGCCAGGGGACTTTGCTCTACACATTGAACCAACACGAGAG GTACGTGACGGCGTGTGCCTTCTCTCCCAGCACACCTCTGTTCGCCACGGGTTCTATGGACAAGACTGTCAATATATGGAGAGTAGAGGATGGACTCAGTGGCCATG AAGAAGGCAAATCTTTACCTG GCAGAAAGTTGCTGTGTCACTCCAGGCTTCTGGTCAATGATTGGTCAGAGGAGGATGTGGGGGCGTGGCTGTGTGAGGAGGGGCTGCAGGCGCTGGTGGAAAACTTCAAGGCAAACAACATAGATGGAGCGGAGCTCATCAGTCTGACCAAGGAGACACTGGCCTCAGAACTCAACATAG AGTCTGTGGGATTGCGCAGTAAGTTCCTGAGgaaggtggaggagctgaaggcggggtgtgtgtgtaccggtgttCCTGATGAGTACCTCTGTCCAATCACCAGAGAGTTGATGAAGGACCCTGTTATCGCTGCAG ATGGGTACTCCTATGAGAGGGAAGCGATTGAGAGCTGGATCGCAACCAAGAATCGCTCCAGCCCCATGACCAACCTGCCCTTACAGACAACGCTTCTGACCCCAAACCGAACCCTGAAGATGGCTATTGGACGCTGGAGGACCAGCCAGTGA
- the LOC135543514 gene encoding WD repeat, SAM and U-box domain-containing protein 1-like isoform X5 — protein sequence MVSLICTLQDHRDDVNWCAFSPTLLATCSADKTVRIYNTQDFSEVPYSPLSGHGYGVHCCCFSACGQYLASCSTDGSTVVWSTDTGEIEAVLEHPGRNPVRVCAFSPDSSHLVSGASDGTLGLWDFRTKTLHRTGAVNDTTMVACSFTPCGQMFVTGSTYGDLRLWDLDMNQLHAEKNTHDLGVTCCCFGPKILSGSGTVQFCLASCGQDSTLKIWTVSRSNAGSCKMQLLHTLIGQTAPVLSCAFSADGQLLVSGSVDKTVTVYDASQGTLLYTLNQHERYVTACAFSPSTPLFATGSMDKTVNIWRVEDGLSGHEEGKSLPVETATFSCEGRKLLCHSRLLVNDWSEEDVGAWLCEEGLQALVENFKANNIDGAELISLTKETLASELNIESVGLRSKFLRKVEELKAGCVCTGVPDEYLCPITRELMKDPVIAADGYSYEREAIESWIATKNRSSPMTNLPLQTTLLTPNRTLKMAIGRWRTSQ from the exons ATGGTGTCCCTGATCTGTACCCTGCAAGACCATCGCGACGATGTCAACTGGTGCGCCTTCTCCCCGACACTGCTGGCCACCTGTTCAGCTGACAAAACCGTACGAATTTACAACACCCAAGACTTTTCCGAAGTCCCATACTCCCCGCTCTCTGGCCACGGCTATGGCGTCCATTGTTGTTGCTTCAGCGCCTGTGGTCAGTATTTAGCCTCGTGTTCAACTGATGGTTCCACAGTTGTGTGGTCAACGGACACGGGTGAGATAGAGGCAGTGCTGGAGCATCCGGGTCGGAACCCCGTCAGGGTCTGCGCCTTCTCGCCCGACTCTTCACACCTGGTCTCGGGGGCGTCCGATGGTACTTTAGGTCTTTGGGATTTCCGTACGAAAACATTGCACAG GACGGGGGCAGTGAATGACACCACTATGGTGGCCTGCTCCTTCACCCCCTGTGGCCAGATGTTTGTCACTGGATCTACATATGGGGACCTCAGGCTGTGGGACCTGGACATGAACCAGCTCCATGCGGAGAAGAACACTCACGACTTGGGGGTCACCTGCTGCTGCTTTGGCCCCAAGATCCTCAGTG GTAGCGGTACGGTACAGTTCTGTCTGGCCTCCTGCGGACAAGACAGCACGCTGAAGATATGGACCGTCTCCAGGTCCAACGCAGGCA GCTGTAAGATGCAGCTGCTGCACACCCTGATCGGCCAGACTGCCCCGGTGCTCTCCTGTGCTTTCTCTGCGGACGGACAGCTGCTTGTGTCTGG CTCAGTGGACAAAACAGTCACAGTGTACGATGCT AGCCAGGGGACTTTGCTCTACACATTGAACCAACACGAGAG GTACGTGACGGCGTGTGCCTTCTCTCCCAGCACACCTCTGTTCGCCACGGGTTCTATGGACAAGACTGTCAATATATGGAGAGTAGAGGATGGACTCAGTGGCCATG AAGAAGGCAAATCTTTACCTG TTGAAACTGCAACGTTCTCATGCGAAG GCAGAAAGTTGCTGTGTCACTCCAGGCTTCTGGTCAATGATTGGTCAGAGGAGGATGTGGGGGCGTGGCTGTGTGAGGAGGGGCTGCAGGCGCTGGTGGAAAACTTCAAGGCAAACAACATAGATGGAGCGGAGCTCATCAGTCTGACCAAGGAGACACTGGCCTCAGAACTCAACATAG AGTCTGTGGGATTGCGCAGTAAGTTCCTGAGgaaggtggaggagctgaaggcggggtgtgtgtgtaccggtgttCCTGATGAGTACCTCTGTCCAATCACCAGAGAGTTGATGAAGGACCCTGTTATCGCTGCAG ATGGGTACTCCTATGAGAGGGAAGCGATTGAGAGCTGGATCGCAACCAAGAATCGCTCCAGCCCCATGACCAACCTGCCCTTACAGACAACGCTTCTGACCCCAAACCGAACCCTGAAGATGGCTATTGGACGCTGGAGGACCAGCCAGTGA
- the LOC135543514 gene encoding WD repeat, SAM and U-box domain-containing protein 1-like isoform X4 codes for MGQLIRGSQSLSHPWIEVHFLSLISRLPCEACPAKPALRTAKPVVQADSSRPTQMVSLICTLQDHRDDVNWCAFSPTLLATCSADKTVRIYNTQDFSEVPYSPLSGHGYGVHCCCFSACGQYLASCSTDGSTVVWSTDTGEIEAVLEHPGRNPVRVCAFSPDSSHLVSGASDGTLGLWDFRTKTLHRTGAVNDTTMVACSFTPCGQMFVTGSTYGDLRLWDLDMNQLHAEKNTHDLGVTCCCFGPKILSGSGTVQFCLASCGQDSTLKIWTVSRSNAGSCKMQLLHTLIGQTAPVLSCAFSADGQLLVSGSVDKTVTVYDASQGTLLYTLNQHERYVTACAFSPSTPLFATGSMDKTVNIWRVEDGLSGHEGKSLPGRKLLCHSRLLVNDWSEEDVGAWLCEEGLQALVENFKANNIDGAELISLTKETLASELNIESVGLRSKFLRKVEELKAGCVCTGVPDEYLCPITRELMKDPVIAADGYSYEREAIESWIATKNRSSPMTNLPLQTTLLTPNRTLKMAIGRWRTSQ; via the exons ATGGGACAATTGATTCGAGGATCTCAAAGCCTTTCTCATCCCTGGATTGAGGTACATTTTCTGAGCCTTATCTCGCGCCTGCCCTGCGAAGCCTGCCCTGCGAAGCCTGCCCTGCGAACTGCGAAGCCTGTAGTACAAGC GGATTCTTCAAGACCAACTCAAATGGTGTCCCTGATCTGTACCCTGCAAGACCATCGCGACGATGTCAACTGGTGCGCCTTCTCCCCGACACTGCTGGCCACCTGTTCAGCTGACAAAACCGTACGAATTTACAACACCCAAGACTTTTCCGAAGTCCCATACTCCCCGCTCTCTGGCCACGGCTATGGCGTCCATTGTTGTTGCTTCAGCGCCTGTGGTCAGTATTTAGCCTCGTGTTCAACTGATGGTTCCACAGTTGTGTGGTCAACGGACACGGGTGAGATAGAGGCAGTGCTGGAGCATCCGGGTCGGAACCCCGTCAGGGTCTGCGCCTTCTCGCCCGACTCTTCACACCTGGTCTCGGGGGCGTCCGATGGTACTTTAGGTCTTTGGGATTTCCGTACGAAAACATTGCACAG GACGGGGGCAGTGAATGACACCACTATGGTGGCCTGCTCCTTCACCCCCTGTGGCCAGATGTTTGTCACTGGATCTACATATGGGGACCTCAGGCTGTGGGACCTGGACATGAACCAGCTCCATGCGGAGAAGAACACTCACGACTTGGGGGTCACCTGCTGCTGCTTTGGCCCCAAGATCCTCAGTG GTAGCGGTACGGTACAGTTCTGTCTGGCCTCCTGCGGACAAGACAGCACGCTGAAGATATGGACCGTCTCCAGGTCCAACGCAGGCA GCTGTAAGATGCAGCTGCTGCACACCCTGATCGGCCAGACTGCCCCGGTGCTCTCCTGTGCTTTCTCTGCGGACGGACAGCTGCTTGTGTCTGG CTCAGTGGACAAAACAGTCACAGTGTACGATGCT AGCCAGGGGACTTTGCTCTACACATTGAACCAACACGAGAG GTACGTGACGGCGTGTGCCTTCTCTCCCAGCACACCTCTGTTCGCCACGGGTTCTATGGACAAGACTGTCAATATATGGAGAGTAGAGGATGGACTCAGTGGCCATG AAGGCAAATCTTTACCTG GCAGAAAGTTGCTGTGTCACTCCAGGCTTCTGGTCAATGATTGGTCAGAGGAGGATGTGGGGGCGTGGCTGTGTGAGGAGGGGCTGCAGGCGCTGGTGGAAAACTTCAAGGCAAACAACATAGATGGAGCGGAGCTCATCAGTCTGACCAAGGAGACACTGGCCTCAGAACTCAACATAG AGTCTGTGGGATTGCGCAGTAAGTTCCTGAGgaaggtggaggagctgaaggcggggtgtgtgtgtaccggtgttCCTGATGAGTACCTCTGTCCAATCACCAGAGAGTTGATGAAGGACCCTGTTATCGCTGCAG ATGGGTACTCCTATGAGAGGGAAGCGATTGAGAGCTGGATCGCAACCAAGAATCGCTCCAGCCCCATGACCAACCTGCCCTTACAGACAACGCTTCTGACCCCAAACCGAACCCTGAAGATGGCTATTGGACGCTGGAGGACCAGCCAGTGA
- the LOC135543514 gene encoding WD repeat, SAM and U-box domain-containing protein 1-like isoform X1 has product MGQLIRGSQSLSHPWIEVHFLSLISRLPCEACPAKPALRTAKPVVQADSSRPTQMVSLICTLQDHRDDVNWCAFSPTLLATCSADKTVRIYNTQDFSEVPYSPLSGHGYGVHCCCFSACGQYLASCSTDGSTVVWSTDTGEIEAVLEHPGRNPVRVCAFSPDSSHLVSGASDGTLGLWDFRTKTLHRTGAVNDTTMVACSFTPCGQMFVTGSTYGDLRLWDLDMNQLHAEKNTHDLGVTCCCFGPKILSGSGTVQFCLASCGQDSTLKIWTVSRSNAGSCKMQLLHTLIGQTAPVLSCAFSADGQLLVSGSVDKTVTVYDASQGTLLYTLNQHERYVTACAFSPSTPLFATGSMDKTVNIWRVEDGLSGHEEGKSLPVETATFSCEGRKLLCHSRLLVNDWSEEDVGAWLCEEGLQALVENFKANNIDGAELISLTKETLASELNIESVGLRSKFLRKVEELKAGCVCTGVPDEYLCPITRELMKDPVIAADGYSYEREAIESWIATKNRSSPMTNLPLQTTLLTPNRTLKMAIGRWRTSQ; this is encoded by the exons ATGGGACAATTGATTCGAGGATCTCAAAGCCTTTCTCATCCCTGGATTGAGGTACATTTTCTGAGCCTTATCTCGCGCCTGCCCTGCGAAGCCTGCCCTGCGAAGCCTGCCCTGCGAACTGCGAAGCCTGTAGTACAAGC GGATTCTTCAAGACCAACTCAAATGGTGTCCCTGATCTGTACCCTGCAAGACCATCGCGACGATGTCAACTGGTGCGCCTTCTCCCCGACACTGCTGGCCACCTGTTCAGCTGACAAAACCGTACGAATTTACAACACCCAAGACTTTTCCGAAGTCCCATACTCCCCGCTCTCTGGCCACGGCTATGGCGTCCATTGTTGTTGCTTCAGCGCCTGTGGTCAGTATTTAGCCTCGTGTTCAACTGATGGTTCCACAGTTGTGTGGTCAACGGACACGGGTGAGATAGAGGCAGTGCTGGAGCATCCGGGTCGGAACCCCGTCAGGGTCTGCGCCTTCTCGCCCGACTCTTCACACCTGGTCTCGGGGGCGTCCGATGGTACTTTAGGTCTTTGGGATTTCCGTACGAAAACATTGCACAG GACGGGGGCAGTGAATGACACCACTATGGTGGCCTGCTCCTTCACCCCCTGTGGCCAGATGTTTGTCACTGGATCTACATATGGGGACCTCAGGCTGTGGGACCTGGACATGAACCAGCTCCATGCGGAGAAGAACACTCACGACTTGGGGGTCACCTGCTGCTGCTTTGGCCCCAAGATCCTCAGTG GTAGCGGTACGGTACAGTTCTGTCTGGCCTCCTGCGGACAAGACAGCACGCTGAAGATATGGACCGTCTCCAGGTCCAACGCAGGCA GCTGTAAGATGCAGCTGCTGCACACCCTGATCGGCCAGACTGCCCCGGTGCTCTCCTGTGCTTTCTCTGCGGACGGACAGCTGCTTGTGTCTGG CTCAGTGGACAAAACAGTCACAGTGTACGATGCT AGCCAGGGGACTTTGCTCTACACATTGAACCAACACGAGAG GTACGTGACGGCGTGTGCCTTCTCTCCCAGCACACCTCTGTTCGCCACGGGTTCTATGGACAAGACTGTCAATATATGGAGAGTAGAGGATGGACTCAGTGGCCATG AAGAAGGCAAATCTTTACCTG TTGAAACTGCAACGTTCTCATGCGAAG GCAGAAAGTTGCTGTGTCACTCCAGGCTTCTGGTCAATGATTGGTCAGAGGAGGATGTGGGGGCGTGGCTGTGTGAGGAGGGGCTGCAGGCGCTGGTGGAAAACTTCAAGGCAAACAACATAGATGGAGCGGAGCTCATCAGTCTGACCAAGGAGACACTGGCCTCAGAACTCAACATAG AGTCTGTGGGATTGCGCAGTAAGTTCCTGAGgaaggtggaggagctgaaggcggggtgtgtgtgtaccggtgttCCTGATGAGTACCTCTGTCCAATCACCAGAGAGTTGATGAAGGACCCTGTTATCGCTGCAG ATGGGTACTCCTATGAGAGGGAAGCGATTGAGAGCTGGATCGCAACCAAGAATCGCTCCAGCCCCATGACCAACCTGCCCTTACAGACAACGCTTCTGACCCCAAACCGAACCCTGAAGATGGCTATTGGACGCTGGAGGACCAGCCAGTGA
- the LOC135543514 gene encoding WD repeat, SAM and U-box domain-containing protein 1-like isoform X2 translates to MGQLIRGSQSLSHPWIEVHFLSLISRLPCEACPAKPALRTAKPVVQADSSRPTQMVSLICTLQDHRDDVNWCAFSPTLLATCSADKTVRIYNTQDFSEVPYSPLSGHGYGVHCCCFSACGQYLASCSTDGSTVVWSTDTGEIEAVLEHPGRNPVRVCAFSPDSSHLVSGASDGTLGLWDFRTKTLHRTGAVNDTTMVACSFTPCGQMFVTGSTYGDLRLWDLDMNQLHAEKNTHDLGVTCCCFGPKILSGSGTVQFCLASCGQDSTLKIWTVSRSNAGSCKMQLLHTLIGQTAPVLSCAFSADGQLLVSGSVDKTVTVYDASQGTLLYTLNQHERYVTACAFSPSTPLFATGSMDKTVNIWRVEDGLSGHEGKSLPVETATFSCEGRKLLCHSRLLVNDWSEEDVGAWLCEEGLQALVENFKANNIDGAELISLTKETLASELNIESVGLRSKFLRKVEELKAGCVCTGVPDEYLCPITRELMKDPVIAADGYSYEREAIESWIATKNRSSPMTNLPLQTTLLTPNRTLKMAIGRWRTSQ, encoded by the exons ATGGGACAATTGATTCGAGGATCTCAAAGCCTTTCTCATCCCTGGATTGAGGTACATTTTCTGAGCCTTATCTCGCGCCTGCCCTGCGAAGCCTGCCCTGCGAAGCCTGCCCTGCGAACTGCGAAGCCTGTAGTACAAGC GGATTCTTCAAGACCAACTCAAATGGTGTCCCTGATCTGTACCCTGCAAGACCATCGCGACGATGTCAACTGGTGCGCCTTCTCCCCGACACTGCTGGCCACCTGTTCAGCTGACAAAACCGTACGAATTTACAACACCCAAGACTTTTCCGAAGTCCCATACTCCCCGCTCTCTGGCCACGGCTATGGCGTCCATTGTTGTTGCTTCAGCGCCTGTGGTCAGTATTTAGCCTCGTGTTCAACTGATGGTTCCACAGTTGTGTGGTCAACGGACACGGGTGAGATAGAGGCAGTGCTGGAGCATCCGGGTCGGAACCCCGTCAGGGTCTGCGCCTTCTCGCCCGACTCTTCACACCTGGTCTCGGGGGCGTCCGATGGTACTTTAGGTCTTTGGGATTTCCGTACGAAAACATTGCACAG GACGGGGGCAGTGAATGACACCACTATGGTGGCCTGCTCCTTCACCCCCTGTGGCCAGATGTTTGTCACTGGATCTACATATGGGGACCTCAGGCTGTGGGACCTGGACATGAACCAGCTCCATGCGGAGAAGAACACTCACGACTTGGGGGTCACCTGCTGCTGCTTTGGCCCCAAGATCCTCAGTG GTAGCGGTACGGTACAGTTCTGTCTGGCCTCCTGCGGACAAGACAGCACGCTGAAGATATGGACCGTCTCCAGGTCCAACGCAGGCA GCTGTAAGATGCAGCTGCTGCACACCCTGATCGGCCAGACTGCCCCGGTGCTCTCCTGTGCTTTCTCTGCGGACGGACAGCTGCTTGTGTCTGG CTCAGTGGACAAAACAGTCACAGTGTACGATGCT AGCCAGGGGACTTTGCTCTACACATTGAACCAACACGAGAG GTACGTGACGGCGTGTGCCTTCTCTCCCAGCACACCTCTGTTCGCCACGGGTTCTATGGACAAGACTGTCAATATATGGAGAGTAGAGGATGGACTCAGTGGCCATG AAGGCAAATCTTTACCTG TTGAAACTGCAACGTTCTCATGCGAAG GCAGAAAGTTGCTGTGTCACTCCAGGCTTCTGGTCAATGATTGGTCAGAGGAGGATGTGGGGGCGTGGCTGTGTGAGGAGGGGCTGCAGGCGCTGGTGGAAAACTTCAAGGCAAACAACATAGATGGAGCGGAGCTCATCAGTCTGACCAAGGAGACACTGGCCTCAGAACTCAACATAG AGTCTGTGGGATTGCGCAGTAAGTTCCTGAGgaaggtggaggagctgaaggcggggtgtgtgtgtaccggtgttCCTGATGAGTACCTCTGTCCAATCACCAGAGAGTTGATGAAGGACCCTGTTATCGCTGCAG ATGGGTACTCCTATGAGAGGGAAGCGATTGAGAGCTGGATCGCAACCAAGAATCGCTCCAGCCCCATGACCAACCTGCCCTTACAGACAACGCTTCTGACCCCAAACCGAACCCTGAAGATGGCTATTGGACGCTGGAGGACCAGCCAGTGA